Proteins co-encoded in one Zygotorulaspora mrakii chromosome 5, complete sequence genomic window:
- the APL5 gene encoding Apl5p (similar to Saccharomyces cerevisiae APL5 (YPL195W); ancestral locus Anc_6.201), with translation MTSLYAPRMEDAKGRLRPFGIFFEKTLKDLIKGIRTNNTTPEKLQNFLTQALSECREEAASTDLNMKTNAVLKLTYLEMYGFDMSWANFHILEVMSSNKLQQKRVGYLAASQSFYKDPEILMLATNLMRKDLKYGGNHDVVKVGIALSGLSTIVTSSLAMDICDDLFVMLTSSRAYIRKKAIAALFKVFLQYPEALRDNFDKFVSKLEDDDTSVVSAAVSVVCELSKMNPAPFVVLSPLLYGILVSISNNWIIIRLLKLFTNLSKVEPKLRPKLLPKILELMDSTVATSVLYESINCIVKGNILDKDDYDTAMICLDRLHAFCDSSDPNLRYISCVLFYKIGKINTDFISKFDKLVFRLLNDVDVSIRSKAVELIEGIVNGNNLKNLVTTLLKQFVNEDVVLLQSDSTGIESREIPIVIPESYKVKLVHTIIRICSMDNFIHMTDFEWFNAVLWDISVLASDLPDKALGFKIGEQLRNIMVKVPSMRDSTLSTIIKVISYGNISNNLPSLLKDCFWSLGEFSNHIDNGDDLLELMINREHLYPPEIQKVIIPAILKVFTNWCNSAPNPNIERIEFILNGLLKYFESFTYSKYFDIQERAVESVELLKLVLEALKEDDEGLPLLITDVLPSLFNSYELKPISHGTQQKLQNTLTVDCQTPFLTEAEFQAILDQEESNIDDGSYSDKSLALDDEDYYENEDTRNERHSISSAFKEAETESDPFMKEEKESNPFYLADENEEKNNVADLLDFTDSKNTPESSVFISLTKHDSPQKTNESISKGEKKKKKKKSTTKVKKRVEIIPDEIVTDNELLATQQSNPNLITSNNSSSTINSYKGKINLKTNTKLANFDFFKRNDTDSLSPSNIDAEAGVEDQIELEKLRSRFGNQSLGHTQAGEGEEVIVIKKKKKSAKKKKTSRKKKNAVEEGDSAIGSL, from the coding sequence ATGACATCTTTGTATGCACCTCGGATGGAGGATGCCAAAGGAAGACTGAGACCATTTGGtatattctttgaaaagaccCTAAAAGATTTAATCAAGGGTATACGAACCAATAATACAACACCTGAGAAGTTGCAAAACTTCCTAACTCAAGCACTTAGTGAGTGTCGAGAAGAGGCCGCCTCAACCgatttgaatatgaaaacAAATGCTGTATTAAAACTCACGTATTTGGAAATGTACGGTTTTGACATGTCTTGGGCCAATTTCCATATTTTAGAAGTTATGAGTAGTAATAAACTACAGCAAAAGAGAGTTGGCTATCTGGCTGCATCACAATCCTTTTACAAGGATcctgaaattttgatgttgGCTACCAATCTTATGAGAAAGGATTTGAAGTATGGCGGGAATCACGATGTCGTTAAAGTGGGAATTGCATTAAGTGGTTTATCTACTATAGTTACATCTTCATTAGCTATGGACATTTGTGATGATCTTTTTGTTATGCTCACAAGCTCAAGAGCATATATCAGAAAGAAAGCAATTGCTGCTTTGTTTAAGGTCTTCCTGCAATATCCAGAGGCTTTAAGAGATAATTTCGATAAATTTGTCTCTAAACTGGAAGATGATGACACATCGGTTGTCTCTGCTGCGGTAAGTGTTGTATGTGAGCTGTCAAAGATGAATCCAGCCCCTTTTGTTGTATTGTCTCCACTTCTATATGGCATCCTcgtttcaatttcaaataattgGATTATCATTAGACTCTTAAAACTATTCACAAATTTATCGAAGGTGGAGCCCAAGCTTAGGCCAAAGCTTTTACCAAAAATCCTAGAATTGATGGACTCAACAGTTGCTACATCTGTCCTTTACGAATCGATCAACTGTATAGTGAAAGGGAATATCCTGGACAAGGATGATTACGATACTGCAATGATATGTCTCGACCGTCTACACGCATTCTGTGACTCCTCTGATCCAAATTTGAGATATATAAGCTGTGttcttttttacaaaattgGTAAAATAAATACTGATTTTATTTcgaaatttgataaattggTATTTCGCCTATTAAACGATGTTGATGTTTCAATTAGATCGAAAGCTGTGGAATTGATTGAAGGTATAGTTAATGGgaataatttgaaaaatcttgtcACGACTTTACTGAAGCAATTTGTTAATGAGGATGTTGTACTTTTACAAAGCGATTCCACGGGCATAGAATCAAGGGAGATACCTATAGTGATTCCGGAATCATACAAGGTTAAACTAGTTCACACAATTATCCGTATATGTAGCATGGACAATTTTATCCATATGACTGACTTCGAGTGGTTCAACGCTGTACTGTGGGATATATCTGTTTTGGCCTCAGATTTACCTGACAAGGCATTAGGATTCAAAATCGGCGAGCAGTTGAGAAACATCATGGTTAAAGTTCCAAGTATGAGAGACAGCACACTGTCAACCATTATTAAAGTTATATCTTACGGTAATATCTCAAATAATTTGCCGAGCTTACTCAAAGACTGCTTCTGGTCGCTGGGggaattttcaaatcataTTGACAACGGTGACGACTTACTTGAGCTCATGATCAACAGAGAGCATTTATATCCGCctgaaattcaaaaagttaTTATTCCAGCCATTTTGAAGGTGTTCACTAATTGGTGCAATAGCGCACCTAATCCCAACATTGAGCGTATTGAATTCATTTTGAATGGGCTcctcaaatattttgagtCATTCacatattcaaaatattttgacatTCAAGAACGCGCGGTGGAATCTGTAGAGCTTTTAAAGTTAGTTCTTGAAGCTTTGAAGGAAGACGATGAGGGATTGCCTTTACTTATCACTGATGTTTTACCAAGCCTTTTCAACTCATACGAGCTCAAACCAATATCACATGGAACTCAGCAAAAATTACAGAACACATTAACGGTTGATTGCCAAACTCCATTTTTGACGGAGGCAGAATTCCAAGCAATTTTAGATCAAGAGGAATCAAATATCGATGATGGTTCATATTCGGACAAATCTCTGGCTCTAGACGATGAGGATTattatgaaaatgaagatacCCGCAACGAGAGACATTCAATAAGTTCTGCATTTAAAGAAGCTGAAACAGAGTCAGATCCATTCatgaaggaagaaaaggaatCAAATCCATTTTACCTGgctgatgaaaatgaagagaagaaCAATGTTGCTGATTTATTAGACTTCACCGACTCAAAAAATACACCTGAAAGCTCAGTATTCATATCTTTAACCAAACACGACTCACCtcagaaaacaaatgaatCAATCTCTAAaggtgaaaagaaaaaaaagaagaagaagtctACTACGAAGGTTAAGAAAAGGGTAGAGATTATTCCTGATGAAATCGTTACCGATAACGAACTTTTAGCTACACAGCaatcaaatccaaatcTAATAACCAGCAataattcttcatcaaCTATCAATTCTTACAAGGGTAAAATCAACCTTAAGACAAATACAAAGCTCGCAAAtttcgatttcttcaaaagaaacgATACAGATAGCCTCTCTCCTTCAAATATCGATGCAGAAGCTGGGGTTGAAGATCAAATAGAGCTGGAGAAATTGAGAAGTAGATTTGGGAACCAAAGTCTAGGGCATACACAAGCGGGTGAGGGAGAAGAAGTTATCGttatcaagaaaaagaagaaatctgcgaagaagaaaaaaacctcaaggaaaaagaagaatgcAGTCGAAGAAGGGGATTCAGCAATCGGATCTTTATAG
- the MPC1 gene encoding pyruvate transporter MPC1 (similar to Saccharomyces cerevisiae YGL080W; ancestral locus Anc_6.199), with protein MSQPVQRAATRSFIQKYINKETLKYVFTTHFWGPVSNFGIPIAALYDLKKDPTVISGPMTGALVLYSAVFMKYALAVTPTNYLLFGCHLVNEMAQLGQGYRFLSYNYLSSDEEKKSIEKKWAINDKEE; from the coding sequence ATGTCACAACCTGTCCAACGTGCTGCTACAAGATCgttcattcaaaaatacaTCAACAAGGAGACTTTGAAGTACGTCTTTACTACACATTTTTGGGGACCAGTATCAAACTTTGGGATACCCATTGCGGCTCTTTATGACTTGAAGAAGGATccaactgttatttcagGACCGATGACTGGAGCGCTAGTGTTATATTCGGCTGTTTTCATGAAATATGCTCTGGCAGTAACTCCAACCAACTACTTGTTATTTGGATGCCACTTAGTTAATGAGATGGCACAATTGGGCCAGGGTTACAGATTTTTGAGTTACAACTACTTGAGTTcagatgaagagaaaaagagtaTTGAGAAGAAATGGGCCATTAATGATAAGGAAGAATAG
- the TTI2 gene encoding Tti2p (similar to Saccharomyces cerevisiae YJR136C; ancestral locus Anc_4.368), producing MEKLLKFNASSCRDEPIAQDELMEVCYQIKNIDTEAAPREVIIETVQNLSYKSLNDNGVGELVIRTLKTLLSNSQVNICEDLISRLVPMLPRIKVKDDAGTSTSLNPQLGMSLGDDEARRTWRMNGGLKSIPFMYAVLFNLKHSQVSSNLWWITPGILNILDDTTDLLNIRLKGVLLVRTFLEECFDDEKHWISFHDTGLYALYEPILFNMCYSLPPGYSSQDSLAIWKVVFPSLNVLYRLQFKHNDTAYRHHLGKLLSQLLLQNVIPRINLTDENLTLFALQAIVVIIKCLDTAIVSHFQRIVYTLGEYLIRNAFFTAFSTLMNGTLDVISALIDVCPSERLLAHKYDILAMILITFEKCQTEGKLTDDLVTRLKDMVQLLESKGCDLAADKHEILKTKDMHDILI from the coding sequence ATGGAAAAGTTACTAAAGTTCAATGCTTCTTCCTGTCGCGATGAGCCCATTGCGCAAGATGAGTTGATGGAGGTATGCTATcagataaaaaatatagatACAGAGGCGGCGCCAAGAGAAGTTATAATTGAAACAGTCCAGAACTTGTCATATAAATCTCTGAATGATAATGGGGTAGGGGAGCTAGTGATACGAACTTTGAAGACATTGCTTTCTAACTCTCAAGTGAACATATGCGAAGATCTAATCTCAAGATTAGTCCCAATGCTTCCACGAATAAAAGTGAAAGATGACGCAGGAACAAGCACAAGTCTCAATCCACAACTGGGTATGAGTCTTGGCGATGACGAAGCTCGCCGGACTTGGAGGATGAATGGTGGGCTCAAAAGCATACCCTTTATGTACGCGGTTCTATTCAATCTCAAACATTCGCAGgtatcatcaaatttatGGTGGATAACACCAggtattttgaatattttagACGACACTACGGATTTGTTAAATATCAGATTGAAGGGTGTTCTCTTGGTCCGAACATTTCTGGAGGAATGCTTTGACGACGAGAAGCATTGGATTTCATTTCATGATACAGGATTATATGCACTATATGAGCCAATTTTATTCAATATGTGCTACTCTTTACCTCCAGGATATTCATCGCAAGACTCTTTGGCAATATGGAAAGTTGTTTTCCCATCTTTAAATGTCCTATATCGCTTGCAATTCAAACATAACGATACTGCGTATAGACATCATTTGGGCAAACTTCTCTCTCAGCTACTTTTACAAAATGTTATTCCTCGAATCAACTTAACAGATGAGAATTTAACATTGTTTGCACTACAAGCGATAGTTGTAATAATCAAATGTTTGGACACAGCCATTGTGTCACACTTTCAACGCATAGTTTACACTCTAGGTGAATATCTCATAAGGAACGCATTTTTCACTGCATTCAGTACATTGATGAACGGAACGTTAGACGTTATCTCGGCCCTTATTGATGTCTGTCCCAGCGAAAGGCTCCTGGCGCACAAATACGACATACTTGCCATGATTTTAATAACCTTTGAAAAGTGTCAAACCGAAGGTAAACTGACGGACGACCTAGTAACACGGCTAAAAGATATGGTGCAACTATTGGAATCCAAAGGCTGTGATCTAGCAGCTGATAAACACGAGATTCTAAAAACTAAAGATATGCATGATATATTAATTTGA
- the OXR1 gene encoding Oxr1p (similar to Saccharomyces cerevisiae OXR1 (YPL196W); ancestral locus Anc_6.203), which translates to MFDVRGALNKVKDTFTHEDPTNRRSSKSPEETFSRSSDRSSNRSSKKFGKEDGQDEAGVNSLSYENDQDDEKWLSVSLKGYSPNTKCKLLTPEMCDEIRTLMPMRVQLYTEWKLLYSLEQHGASLKSLYHNVVPQSKRPARVGYVIIIQDRRHGLFGAYCNEPFHPTENRRYYGNGECFLWKMDKVPNVNIGEEREHGRTPDNKGSDEQRWQFRGYPFTGLNEFAIYCQSDFLSMGAGDGHYGLWLDDSLIHGVSNPSLTFGNDVLSREGKKFHVVALEVWKVG; encoded by the coding sequence ATGTTTGATGTACGGGGCGCATTGAATAAAGTAAAGGATACCTTTACGCATGAGGACCCCACAAATCGTCGCTCATCAAAGTCTCCGGAGGAAACTTTTAGTAGATCTTCTGATAGGTCTTCGAATAgatcttcaaagaaatttgGTAAAGAGGATGGACAGGATGAAGCAGGAGTGAATAGCTTGAGCTATGAAAATGATCAGGATGATGAGAAATGGCTTTCTGTCTCCCTCAAGGGGTACTCACCGAACACAAAATGCAAACTATTAACACCGGAAATGTGTGATGAGATTCGAACATTAATGCCTATGAGGGTGCAGCTTTATACAGAATGGAAGTTATTATACAGCTTAGAACAACACGGAGCATCGTTAAAATCATTATATCATAACGTGGTACCGCAGAGCAAGAGGCCCGCTAGGGTGGGTTACGTCATAATTATTCAAGATAGAAGACACGGTCTCTTTGGAGCATACTGCAACGAGCCATTTCATCCAACGGAAAATAGACGATATTACGGTAATGGCGAATGCTTTTTATGGAAGATGGACAAAGTGCCGAATGTGAACATAGGTGAAGAGCGAGAACATGGTCGTACTCCTGACAATAAAGGATCTGATGAGCAAAGATGGCAATTCAGAGGGTATCCATTTACCGGATTGAACGAGTTTGCAATATATTGTCAGTCAGATTTTCTCTCAATGGGCGCGGGCGATGGCCATTACGGATTGTGGCTCGACGATTCTTTAATACATGGAGTTTCCAATCCAAGTCTCACATTTGGTAATGATGTTCTTAGCCGAGAGggtaaaaaatttcatGTGGTCGCCTTAGAAGTTTGGAAAGTCGGATGA
- the DDC1 gene encoding Ddc1p (similar to Saccharomyces cerevisiae DDC1 (YPL194W); ancestral locus Anc_6.200) — translation MSFKATITGPERQALWARTVNVLSSLNKNIMFTVSSTELITWTTDNAETALCKIRFSRQFFDEFIFNPHEIIFGEEGVQIVTDTEGVDHGLYSFQVSGSYLGTITKKTEGDTIQKFTIAINNTTTCSDFLANRLLIYMEMESLICKQHSLQLVPVKYDPIIIDIKYKKKFLEVYGSSQDGEMIDPRLDQILRVTEADVRTALFHEETEKLNQKKDHLTLADEINYICCSQVLLKNFIDHCNPNLTRELKLEINTSRLSLTAFSHAVHGKNNKPLKNALSFTDTISTLDLEQSCLFTTIDEDTMDDDQNVIGHNAQKREHTKNIIFSLADFKKFMNIISSWKNSNESNVDIWFRHRGEPIMFEVRKPDVILELVQVTVADGVAVVENIPPSSSVKCQTMMKGTSPEKARAREQVTKEEMGLLRISPVKTIAPNKNKSKSPLKYGKPISPRRKIKRELFVNDSSQDIPSSDAKKQKPWTSLSTDWKDDASLDKSTDVVRHEGDDINNNFNSTIAEKSATTVEWGVTPQDHQNNESKIDKRSLLRKEKFKYFQDLKTERDALKKKDPSQPEGFGPTQVSKPKGLFD, via the coding sequence ATGTCATTCAAGGCAACTATCACTGGACCAGAAAGGCAGGCACTATGGGCTCGTACTGTTAATGTCTTAAGTAGTCTGAACAAGAATATTATGTTTACAGTGTCATCAACCGAGCTGATTACATGGACTACTGACAACGCAGAGACAGCACTATGCAAGATACGATTTTCCCGacagttttttgatgagtttattttcaaccCACATGAAATAATATTTGGAGAGGAGGGCGTTCAGATCGTCACTGACACTGAAGGAGTAGATCACGGTCTGTATTCATTCCAGGTGAGCGGTAGTTATTTAGGCACAATAACAAAGAAAACCGAAGGAGATACCATACAGAAATTCACCATAGCTATTAACAATACAACAACATGTTCGGATTTTTTGGCTAATAGACTTTTGATCTATATGGAAATGGAATCTCTAATCTGCAAGCAGCATTCGCTACAACTCGTTCCTGTAAAGTACGATCCAATTATAATAGATATCAAgtacaagaagaaatttttggaagttTATGGATCGTCACAAGATGGAGAGATGATAGATCCTAGACTGGACCAGATTCTCAGAGTCACTGAAGCAGATGTAAGAACAGCATTGTTTCatgaagaaactgaaaagttgaaccaaaaaaaagaccACCTAACGCTTGCAGATGAGATCAATTACATATGCTGTAGTCAAGTTCTCCTCAAAAACTTCATTGATCATTGCAACCCTAACCTTACCAGAGAGCTGAAACTAGAAATCAATACAAGCAGGTTAAGTTTGACCGCATTTTCACATGCTGTACATGGTAAAAATAACAAACCACTGAAAAACGCATTAAGTTTCACCGATACGATAAGCACATTAGATCTGGAGCAATCTTGCTTATTTACTACCATTGATGAGGATACAATGGATGATGACCAAAATGTGATAGGCCATAACGCTCAGAAAAGGGAGCATACAAAAAACATAATATTCAGCCTGGCTgacttcaaaaagtttATGAATATAATATCAAGTTGGAAAAATAGCAACGAAAGTAACGTGGATATTTGGTTTCGGCACAGGGGAGAACCTATCATGTTCGAGGTACGGAAGCCTGATGTAATACTGGAGCTTGTTCAGGTTACGGTCGCCGACGGAGTAGCAGTGGTAGAAAATATACCACCTAGTAGTTCAGTAAAATGCCAAACCATGATGAAGGGTACGTCTCCTGAAAAGGCTCGAGCTCGAGAACAAGTTactaaagaagaaatgggACTACTCCGCATAAGTCCTGTCAAGACCATAGCaccaaacaaaaataaaagtaAAAGTCCGTTGAAATATGGGAAACCTATAAGTCCGCGAAGGAAAATCAAGAGAGAACTTTTTGTAAATGATTCTTCTCAAGATATCCCTTCTAGCGACGCCAAGAAACAGAAACCTTGGACAAGCCTGTCAACTGATTGGAAGGACGACGCTTCTCTGGATAAAAGCACCGATGTAGTGCGGCATGAGGGAGATGACATCAACAATAACTTCAATTCTACTATCGCCGAAAAGAGTGCAACAACCGTAGAGTGGGGTGTCACACCACAAGATCACCAGAATAATGAGtccaaaattgataaaagaaGCCTACTTCGAAAGGAGAAgttcaaatattttcaagatctAAAAACCGAACGAGATGccttgaagaagaaagatcCCTCTCAACCAGAGGGTTTCGGGCCCACTCAGGTATCTAAACCGAAAGGCTTATTTGACTGA
- the MCM22 gene encoding Mcm22p (similar to Saccharomyces cerevisiae MCM22 (YJR135C); ancestral locus Anc_4.366), which yields MEDDEAVEDLLEVYIKSLEEQVETKKYFLKQAKEAINTLEKSSRSRKIISDEEWQRFLKKPMYFPERSDPIGLSLASVGLRTRRDTSFEWIKYMENHLKAMEEIIQYQKNANHDITVLTALLEQGIDKSKQGSFDAEVYPTTPKMENQQLLLQTEQFIRTYLSVDMVNAEDVGTDIYDEVMALIKRLINYDKTLKVTDFHHGSRSLYRLLLRSNLIEVESDEKGEKHIKLLDFRKSDLL from the coding sequence ATGGAAGATGATGAGGCTGTCGAAGATTTGCTAGAGGTTTACATCAAAAGTCTTGAAGAACAAGtagaaacaaaaaagtaCTTTTTGAAGCAAGCCAAAGAAGCTATCAATACCCTTGAGAAATCGAGTCGATCCCGTAAAATAATATCTGATGAAGAGTGGCAAAGATTTCTCAAGAAACCGATGTATTTTCCGGAAAGATCTGACCCGATTGGCCTGAGTTTGGCGTCAGTCGGCTTGAGAACCAGAAGGGACACATCTTTTGAGTGGATAAAATACATGGAAAATCATTTGAAGGCAATGGAAGAGATAATTCagtatcaaaaaaatgccaATCACGACATCACAGTTCTTACTGCATTGTTAGAGCAAGGGATCGACAAATCTAAACAGGGTTCATTTGACGCAGAGGTGTATCCCACAACGCCCAAGATGGAAAACCAGCAGTTGCTCTTGCAAACTGAGCAGTTTATTAGGACATATCTCTCTGTAGATATGGTAAACGCTGAAGATGTTGGAACTGATATCTATGATGAGGTTATGGCTCTTATAAAAAGACTGATTAATTACGATAAAACGCTAAAGGTTACAGATTTTCATCATGGCTCAAGAAGTCTTTATCGACTACTATTGCGTAGTAACTTAATTGAAGTagaaagtgatgaaaaaggtgaaaaacACATTAAATTACTAGATTTTAGGAAGTCAGACCTATTATAG
- the TIM8 gene encoding protein transporter TIM8 (similar to Saccharomyces cerevisiae TIM8 (YJR135W- A); ancestral locus Anc_4.367), with protein sequence MKNHHLNDILSFHVTSQVRQSKCLQSTIPNSSMSSFSPQDLSKLDDKSKKEIASFLEVENSKQKVQMSIHQFTNTCFKECVPTVDSGDLNAQEEQCLNNCVNRFLDTNIRIVKGLQSLN encoded by the coding sequence ATGAAAAACCATCATCTCAATGATATTTTATCTTTCCATGTCACTAGTCAAGTAAGACAAAGCAAGTGCTTGCAGAGCACCATACCGAATTCCTCTATGTCATCGTTTTCACCACAAGATCTTTCCAAGTTAGACGACAAGTCCAAAAAGGAAATCGCTTCTTTCCTGGAAGTTGAGAATTCTAAACAGAAGGTGCAAATGTCCATTCATCAATTCACAAATACATGTTTCAAAGAGTGTGTCCCAACGGTTGATAGCGGCGATTTGAACGCTCAAGAAGAACAGTGCTTGAACAACTGTGTCAACAGATTTTTAGATACTAATATTAGAATCGTAAAGGGTCTACAGAGTCTAAACTAA
- the DBP3 gene encoding RNA-dependent ATPase DBP3 (similar to Saccharomyces cerevisiae DBP3 (YGL078C); ancestral locus Anc_6.204), with translation MKMEDIEEKKRKAEDDVSVKQKKHKKDKKDKRDKKDKKEKKHRKEKKEKKHKNNKSSTDEHTTENSEVIPESHSEVKSAEDNALPKASQSDIDTFFKDNEVTIEDAKENSCPPVLTFDQISLDPKIQSEISKFPKPTPIQSVSWPYLLEGKDVIGVAETGSGKTFAFGVPAIDNLIKKNTKSKGVQVLVISPTRELASQTYDNLILLTDKGNLGCCCVYGGVPKYEQREQLKKSHVVVATPGRLLDLMQEGSVDLSNVSYLVLDEADRMLEKGFEEDIKNIIRGTNTNRQTLMFTATWPKEVRELANTFMNEPVKVSIGNTDELSANKRITQIVEVIDQFQKEKKLLDLLKKYQSGPKKNDKVLIFALYKKEAARVEKNLKYRGYDVAAIHGDLSQQQRTQALNEFKSGKSNLLLATDVAARGLDIPNVKTVINLTFPLTVEDYVHRIGRTGRAGQTGTAHTLFTEQEKHLAGALVNVLNGANQPVPEDLKKFGTHTKKKEHSAYGAFFKDVDMTKKPKKITFD, from the coding sequence ATGAAGATGGAGGACattgaggaaaagaagagaaaggCTGAGGACGATGTGAGCGTAAAGCAGAAGAAACATAAGAAGGATAAAAAGGACAAGAGGGACAAGAAGGataagaaagagaaaaagcataggaaggaaaagaaggagaaaaagCATAAAAACAATAAGAGTAGCACTGATGAGCATACTACTGAAAATTCTGAGGTTATACCTGAGTCTCACTCTGAAGTAAAGTCTGCTGAAGACAATGCTTTGCCAAAAGCTTCACAATCAGATATTgacacttttttcaaagataatGAAGTTACCATTGAAGATGCAAAGGAGAACAGCTGTCCACCAGTTTTGACTTTTGATCAAATATCTTTAGATCCTAAAATTCAGTCtgagatttcaaaatttccaaaaCCAACACCAATTCAATCCGTATCATGGCCATATCTTCTCGAGGGTAAGGACGTAATTGGTGTAGCTGAAACAGGATCAGGAAAAACATTTGCCTTCGGTGTTCCTGCGATTGATAATttaatcaagaaaaatactaAATCAAAGGGTGTGCAAGTATTGGTAATTTCGCCAACCAGAGAGCTTGCATCCCAAACGTACGATAATTTAATTCTTCTGACTGATAAAGGAAATCTAGGTTGTTGTTGTGTTTATGGTGGTGTTCCAAAATACGAACAAAGAGAACAACTGAAAAAGTCACACGTTGTTGTTGCTACTCCAGGTAGATTACTGGATCTAATGCAAGAAGGATCTGTAGATTTGTCAAACGTCTCATATTTAGTCTTAGACGAGGCAGATAGAATGCTTGAAAAAGGTTTCgaagaagatatcaaaaatatcatcagGGGAACAAACACCAACAGACAGACATTAATGTTTACGGCCACTTGGCCAAAAGAAGTTCGTGAATTGGCAAATACATTCATGAATGAACCTGTTAAAGTTTCCATTGGTAATACGGATGAACTTTCAGCTAACAAAAGAATCACTCAAATCGTTGAAGTTATAGATCAATTCcagaaggagaagaagcTTTTAGATTTGcttaaaaaatatcaatcgGGTCccaagaaaaatgataaggTTCTGATTTTTGCATTATACAAGAAGGAAGCTGCTCGtgttgaaaagaatctCAAATATCGCGGATACGACGTCGCTGCTATTCATGGAGATCTTTCCCAACAGCAAAGAACTCAAGCTTTGAATGAATTCAAGTCTGGGAAATCAAACTTGTTACTGGCCACCGATGTTGCTGCAAGAGGTTTGGATATTCCAAATGTTAAAACTGTCATCAATCTAACTTTTCCCCTAACAGTCGAAGATTACGTTCACAGAATAGGTAGAACTGGCAGAGCTGGTCAAACAGGTACAGCCCACACTCTGTTCACCGAGCAAGAAAAGCATCTTGCTGGTGCTTTGGTCAATGTTCTAAATGGAGCTAATCAACCTGTTCCTGAGGacttgaagaaatttgGTACTCATActaagaaaaaagagcacAGTGCTTACGGTGCATTTTTTAAAGACGTTGACATGACAAAGAAGCctaaaaaaattacttTTGATTAG
- the KXD1 gene encoding Kxd1p (similar to Saccharomyces cerevisiae YGL079W; ancestral locus Anc_6.202) yields MTDNQENHSFEVNRSQSPSINSQSYAIPMPHEIIEQLSECSSTEGSDGADNDNTSNENRFLDSIVPETSNLFLPEAQDPGSMFDVSKYIFESLAQAIDCADFCEAISLQTKTSAIINSKSLELKQLLQTTKVRLTHFRDRFENGIQTSKTIRQNLQHSKDRIDQISAVIATRYPIEFNQAKEKIVERNFDALPNDK; encoded by the coding sequence ATGACAGATaatcaagaaaatcatTCTTTTGAAGTAAACAGGTCTCAAAGTCCCAGCATCAATTCTCAGAGCTATGCAATACCAATGCCGCATGAAATTATAGAGCAGTTATCTGAATGTAGCAGTACAGAGGGATCTGACGGAGCAGATAATGACAATACATCTAATGAAAATCGCTTTTTAGATAGTATTGTTCCTGAGACTAGTAACTTATTTTTACCGGAGGCACAGGATCCCGGTTCGATGTTTGATGTGTCAAAATACATATTTGAGTCTTTAGCACAGGCAATCGATTGTGCAGACTTCTGCGAGGCAATATCTCTGCAGACCAAGACATCCGCCATAATAAATTCCAAGAGTTTGGAGCTTAAGCAACTTTTACAGACTACCAAAGTGCGATTGACGCATTTCCGAGATAGGTTTGAAAATGGCATACAAACATCAAAAACGATTCGACAAAACTTGCAACATTCAAAGGATAGAATTGATCAGATAAGTGCTGTTATTGCTACAAGGTACCCGATAGAGTTCAATCaagcaaaagagaaaatagTGGAACGTAACTTTGATGCGCTGCCCAACGataaatga